A genomic segment from Mus caroli chromosome 17, CAROLI_EIJ_v1.1, whole genome shotgun sequence encodes:
- the Rnf8 gene encoding E3 ubiquitin-protein ligase RNF8 isoform X1 → MGEPDPLVSGQLAARRSWCLRRLGMDREWLQLEAGTEVTIGRGFSVTYQLISKVCPLMISRSHCVLKQNPEGQWTIMDNKSLNGVWLNRERLAPLQSFCIRKGDHIQLGVPLENRETAEYEYEVTEEDWESLAPCLAPKNDQRMEKHKGSRTKRKFSSPGLENLPAEGSSDLRCPLTNVSSKPVEPEKLHGTGDAASQSLGCLCPALNSLKASERAAGPHACSALPKVLELSCPKKQKACRPSASQNSLELFKVTMSRMLKLKTQMQEKQIAVLNVKRQTRKGSSKKIVRMEKELRNLQSQLYAEQAQQQARVEQLEKTFQEEAHYLQGLEKEQGECDLKQQLVQALQEHQALMEELNCSKKDFEKIIQAKNKELEQTKEEKDKVQAQKEEVLSHMNDLLENELQCIICSEYFIEAVTLNCAHSFCSFCINEWMKRKVECPICRKDIESRTNSLVLDNCISKMVDNLSSDVKERRSVLIRERRGLHIHRWECLRPACT, encoded by the exons ATGGGCGAGCCCGACCCCTTGGTCTCGGGGCAGCTCGCGGCCCGCCGGAGCTGGTGCTTGCGGCGGCTGGGGATGGACCGCGAGTGGCTGCAGCTGGAAGCTGGGACTGAG GTGACCATAGGACGGGGATTTAGTGTCACATACCAGCTTATATCAAAGGTTTGCCCTCTGATGATTTCCCGAAGCCACTGTGTTCTGAAGCAGAATCCTGAGGGACAGTGGACCATTATGGACAATAAG agTCTGAATGGTGTTTGGCTGAACAGAGAACGTCTGGCACCATTACAGAGTTTTTGCATCCGTAAGGGAGACCATATCCAGCTCGGTGTGCCGCTGGAAAACAGGGAGACGGCGGAGTATGAATACGAAGTCACTGAAGAAGACTGGGAGAGTCTGGCTCCCTGCCTTGCCCCGAAGAATGACCAGAGAATGGAAAAACATAAAGGCTCGAGAACTAAGAGGAAATTCAGTTCGCCTGGGTTAGAGAATCTTCCAGCAGAGGGCTCCTCAGATCTCAGATGCCCACTGACTAATGTCTCCAGTAAACCCGTTGAGCCAGAGAAGTTGCATGGCACAGGTGACGCAGCGAGTCAGTCCTTGGGATGCTTGTGTCCTGCGCTGAATTCTCTGAAGGCGAGTGAGAGGGCTGCCGGGCCTCATGCTtgctctgctcttccaaaggtccttgaACTCAGTTGTCCTAAGAAGCAGAAGGCCTGCAGACCATCCGCATCTCAGAACAGCTTAGAACTGTTTAAGGTGACCATGTCCAGGATGCTGAAGCTGAAAACACAGATGCAGGAGAAGCAGATAGCTGTCCTAAACGTCAAGAGGCAGACTCGGAAGGGGAGCTCAAAGAAGATCGTTaggatggagaaggagctgcGAAACTTACAGTCTCAGCTGTATGCAGAGCAGGCTCAGCAGCAAGCCAGAGTGGAGCAGCTAGAAAAGACTTTCCAGGAGGAGGCCCATTACCTCCAG GGTTTGGAGAAAGAGCAAGGAGAGTGTGACCTGAAGCAACAGCTGGTGCAGGCCCTGCAGGAG CATCAGGCTCTAATGGAAGAACTAAATTGCAGCAAGAAggactttgagaaaatcattCAAGCCAAGAACAAAGAATTGGAGCAGACCAAG GAAGAAAAGGACAAGGTGCAAGCACAGAAGGAGGAGGTTCTCAGCCACATGAATGACTTGCTGGAGAACGAGCTCCAGTGCATTATCTGCTCGGAGTACTTCATCGAG GCTGTCACCCTGAACTGTGCTCACAGTTTCTGCTCCTTCTGTATCAATGAATGGATGAAACGGAAAGTAGAGTGTCCCATTTGTCGAAAGGACATTGAGTCCAGAACCAACTCCCTGGTTCTGGACAACTGCATTAGTAAGATGGTGGATAACCTAAGCTCAGACGTGAAGGAAAGAAGAAGTGTCCTTATTAGGGAACGGAGAG
- the Rnf8 gene encoding E3 ubiquitin-protein ligase RNF8 isoform X2 yields the protein MGEPDPLVSGQLAARRSWCLRRLGMDREWLQLEAGTEVTIGRGFSVTYQLISKVCPLMISRSHCVLKQNPEGQWTIMDNKSLNGVWLNRERLAPLQSFCIRKGDHIQLGVPLENRETAEYEYEVTEEDWESLAPCLAPKNDQRMEKHKGSRTKRKFSSPGLENLPAEGSSDLRCPLTNVSSKPVEPEKLHGTGDAASQSLGCLCPALNSLKASERAAGPHACSALPKVLELSCPKKQKACRPSASQNSLELFKVTMSRMLKLKTQMQEKQIAVLNVKRQTRKGSSKKIVRMEKELRNLQSQLYAEQAQQQARVEQLEKTFQEEAHYLQGLEKEQGECDLKQQLVQALQEHQALMEELNCSKKDFEKIIQAKNKELEQTKEEKDKVQAQKEEVLSHMNDLLENELQCIICSEYFIEAVTLNCAHSFCSFCINEWMKRKVECPICRKDIESRTNSLVLDNCISKMVDNLSSDVKERRSVLIRERRAKRLS from the exons ATGGGCGAGCCCGACCCCTTGGTCTCGGGGCAGCTCGCGGCCCGCCGGAGCTGGTGCTTGCGGCGGCTGGGGATGGACCGCGAGTGGCTGCAGCTGGAAGCTGGGACTGAG GTGACCATAGGACGGGGATTTAGTGTCACATACCAGCTTATATCAAAGGTTTGCCCTCTGATGATTTCCCGAAGCCACTGTGTTCTGAAGCAGAATCCTGAGGGACAGTGGACCATTATGGACAATAAG agTCTGAATGGTGTTTGGCTGAACAGAGAACGTCTGGCACCATTACAGAGTTTTTGCATCCGTAAGGGAGACCATATCCAGCTCGGTGTGCCGCTGGAAAACAGGGAGACGGCGGAGTATGAATACGAAGTCACTGAAGAAGACTGGGAGAGTCTGGCTCCCTGCCTTGCCCCGAAGAATGACCAGAGAATGGAAAAACATAAAGGCTCGAGAACTAAGAGGAAATTCAGTTCGCCTGGGTTAGAGAATCTTCCAGCAGAGGGCTCCTCAGATCTCAGATGCCCACTGACTAATGTCTCCAGTAAACCCGTTGAGCCAGAGAAGTTGCATGGCACAGGTGACGCAGCGAGTCAGTCCTTGGGATGCTTGTGTCCTGCGCTGAATTCTCTGAAGGCGAGTGAGAGGGCTGCCGGGCCTCATGCTtgctctgctcttccaaaggtccttgaACTCAGTTGTCCTAAGAAGCAGAAGGCCTGCAGACCATCCGCATCTCAGAACAGCTTAGAACTGTTTAAGGTGACCATGTCCAGGATGCTGAAGCTGAAAACACAGATGCAGGAGAAGCAGATAGCTGTCCTAAACGTCAAGAGGCAGACTCGGAAGGGGAGCTCAAAGAAGATCGTTaggatggagaaggagctgcGAAACTTACAGTCTCAGCTGTATGCAGAGCAGGCTCAGCAGCAAGCCAGAGTGGAGCAGCTAGAAAAGACTTTCCAGGAGGAGGCCCATTACCTCCAG GGTTTGGAGAAAGAGCAAGGAGAGTGTGACCTGAAGCAACAGCTGGTGCAGGCCCTGCAGGAG CATCAGGCTCTAATGGAAGAACTAAATTGCAGCAAGAAggactttgagaaaatcattCAAGCCAAGAACAAAGAATTGGAGCAGACCAAG GAAGAAAAGGACAAGGTGCAAGCACAGAAGGAGGAGGTTCTCAGCCACATGAATGACTTGCTGGAGAACGAGCTCCAGTGCATTATCTGCTCGGAGTACTTCATCGAG GCTGTCACCCTGAACTGTGCTCACAGTTTCTGCTCCTTCTGTATCAATGAATGGATGAAACGGAAAGTAGAGTGTCCCATTTGTCGAAAGGACATTGAGTCCAGAACCAACTCCCTGGTTCTGGACAACTGCATTAGTAAGATGGTGGATAACCTAAGCTCAGACGTGAAGGAAAGAAGAAGTGTCCTTATTAGGGAACGGAGAG